Proteins encoded together in one Candidatus Krumholzibacteriota bacterium window:
- a CDS encoding peptidase M64, translating into MMIRTLLVLFLMIPVQIAAFTQPEFDNYFEEGALRVDLYHTGVGGEEVYAIDEIIREPFWGGNPRHLADDMNLGGNIFRVFDLETNALIYSSGYCTLFSEWATVDEALAGIARTFHESLIMPFPKRPVQIRIDQRDRENIFRTVYDLIVDPGDYHITTETRYSGFKTRKMIDNGPPDRKVDIAILADGYRQDELHKLRDDVERLLAILFDVEPFSSRKRDFNVTLIESVSAESNVDDPRSGVYRDNLLGLSFNSLDLDRYMLSLSNRTIRDVAAKVPYDQIIILANEEKYGGGGIFRLYATCVSDNQFDGYVFVHEFGHNFAGLADEYFSSKVSYNDIYPSGVEPWEPNITALLDADNVKWGYLIDEGTPIPTPDDSLYTGVTGVFEGAGYSAKGLYRSAHDCIMKSKTLEGFCPACSTAIERMIDFHTK; encoded by the coding sequence ATGATGATTAGGACCCTGCTGGTATTATTTTTGATGATCCCCGTTCAGATTGCCGCCTTCACCCAGCCCGAATTTGATAATTATTTCGAAGAAGGGGCGCTCCGCGTCGATCTCTACCATACCGGTGTGGGGGGTGAAGAGGTCTACGCGATAGATGAGATAATAAGAGAACCTTTCTGGGGCGGTAATCCACGTCATCTTGCCGATGACATGAATCTCGGGGGCAACATCTTCAGGGTCTTTGATCTGGAGACGAATGCCCTTATCTATTCAAGCGGGTACTGCACCCTCTTCAGCGAGTGGGCGACAGTCGACGAGGCTCTTGCCGGAATCGCCAGGACATTTCACGAATCTCTGATAATGCCTTTTCCAAAAAGACCTGTCCAGATAAGGATCGATCAGCGGGACAGGGAAAATATCTTCAGAACGGTCTATGATCTGATAGTCGATCCGGGCGACTATCATATAACGACCGAAACCAGGTATTCCGGTTTCAAGACAAGAAAGATGATCGACAATGGTCCGCCTGACAGAAAAGTCGACATAGCGATCCTCGCCGACGGATACAGGCAGGACGAACTGCATAAACTCAGGGACGATGTTGAAAGATTACTCGCGATACTCTTCGACGTCGAACCGTTCAGCAGCAGGAAAAGGGATTTCAACGTGACACTCATCGAGTCGGTATCGGCCGAGTCGAATGTTGACGATCCCAGGTCAGGCGTGTACAGGGACAATCTTCTCGGCCTTTCGTTCAACAGTCTCGATCTCGACAGGTATATGCTCTCTCTTTCCAACAGGACGATACGCGATGTGGCAGCGAAGGTTCCATACGACCAGATCATCATTCTGGCCAACGAGGAGAAATACGGGGGGGGAGGTATATTCAGATTGTACGCTACCTGCGTATCGGATAATCAGTTCGACGGGTATGTGTTTGTTCATGAGTTCGGACATAATTTTGCCGGTCTTGCCGATGAATATTTCTCGTCGAAAGTCAGCTATAACGATATCTACCCTTCCGGAGTGGAGCCATGGGAACCGAACATAACGGCTCTGCTTGATGCTGATAATGTAAAATGGGGGTATTTAATAGATGAAGGCACTCCCATTCCCACTCCTGATGATTCTCTTTATACCGGGGTTACCGGTGTTTTCGAGGGAGCCGGATACTCGGCGAAAGGCTTGTACCGATCAGCCCACGACTGCATCATGAAATCGAAGACGCTTGAGGGTTTTTGCCCTGCCTGCTCGACAGCGATCGAACGGATGATAGATTTTCACACAAAGTGA
- a CDS encoding endonuclease III, whose product MIVPFRRSVKGERDPSVSIIARETRSPFRVLVSTVISARTKDEVTGKASERLFGLAATPEDMARLEVQLIEKAIYPAGFYKTKAVAIRDLASMIISRFGGSVPDNIDDLVTLPGVGRKTANLVVTLGFGKPGICVDTHVHKVCNRLGVLRTRNPEETEYALRKVLDRKHWIEINDLLVMYGKKVCTSVSPWCSLCPVNDRCDKTGVTRSR is encoded by the coding sequence ATAATAGTCCCGTTTAGAAGATCGGTCAAGGGGGAGAGAGATCCTTCGGTCTCTATCATCGCCAGGGAGACAAGATCCCCTTTCCGCGTACTCGTATCGACCGTTATAAGCGCCAGGACAAAGGACGAGGTGACGGGTAAAGCGAGTGAGAGGCTTTTCGGCCTGGCGGCTACTCCGGAGGATATGGCGCGTCTTGAAGTTCAACTGATCGAAAAGGCGATATACCCGGCCGGATTTTACAAGACGAAAGCTGTGGCAATAAGGGATCTCGCTTCAATGATAATTTCCAGGTTCGGCGGATCAGTGCCGGATAATATAGATGATCTGGTGACGCTTCCAGGCGTGGGAAGGAAGACGGCCAACCTTGTAGTAACCCTGGGGTTTGGAAAGCCGGGGATATGCGTCGATACCCATGTCCACAAGGTCTGCAACAGGCTCGGCGTCCTCAGGACGAGGAATCCGGAAGAGACGGAATACGCTCTGAGAAAGGTCCTCGACAGGAAACACTGGATAGAGATCAATGATCTGCTTGTGATGTACGGGAAAAAGGTATGCACCTCAGTCTCTCCGTGGTGTTCTCTGTGTCCAGTAAACGACAGATGTGATAAAACCGGAGTCACGAGATCAAGATGA
- a CDS encoding acyl-CoA dehydrogenase family protein has product MDWTFTDEQKMLKDMVKKFVDKELKPIAAKIDEEKKIPRGLIDKMAELGFLGISFPPEYGGAGMGEIGYCIMQEEIGRGCASTATFVGAHQSIGSSGIYHFGTEEQKQKYLVPLAEGKKIGAYALTETNAGSDAYKPETTAEDKGDHYLVNGGKIFITNGSFADYFTTFVKMSGGKNDGKMSAVIIEKDFPGFKVGKIEEKMGIRGSETAELIFEDVKVPKENLLGREGCGLLVGMKVLNTGRLGLGAAALGAAKEALSLSAAYSKERVQFGKKISQNQAIQWMLAEMATDIYNMESILYRTAWMYDEGMNITKESSIVKLFCSEALDRIVDRAMQIFGGYGFTCEFPIERMYRDSRINRIFEGTSEIQKMIIARDVLHSNDL; this is encoded by the coding sequence ATGGACTGGACCTTTACCGATGAACAGAAGATGCTCAAAGACATGGTCAAAAAATTCGTCGACAAGGAACTGAAACCGATAGCGGCAAAGATCGATGAGGAGAAAAAAATACCCCGCGGACTGATCGACAAGATGGCTGAACTGGGATTTCTTGGTATCTCCTTCCCTCCCGAATACGGTGGCGCCGGCATGGGTGAGATCGGGTACTGCATAATGCAGGAAGAGATCGGTCGCGGATGCGCATCAACAGCGACGTTCGTTGGAGCTCACCAGAGTATCGGGTCGTCCGGGATATACCACTTCGGCACGGAAGAACAGAAGCAGAAATATCTCGTCCCCCTCGCCGAGGGGAAAAAGATCGGCGCTTACGCGCTTACCGAAACTAACGCGGGCTCTGACGCGTACAAGCCGGAAACGACAGCAGAGGACAAGGGAGACCATTATCTCGTCAACGGCGGCAAGATTTTCATAACGAACGGAAGTTTTGCCGATTACTTCACTACTTTCGTCAAGATGTCCGGCGGAAAGAATGACGGTAAGATGTCAGCCGTGATCATCGAGAAGGATTTCCCGGGTTTCAAGGTCGGCAAGATCGAGGAAAAGATGGGAATAAGGGGTTCTGAAACAGCGGAGCTGATCTTCGAAGACGTAAAAGTCCCGAAAGAGAACCTCCTCGGAAGGGAAGGGTGCGGACTCCTTGTGGGGATGAAAGTCCTCAATACCGGCCGCCTCGGTCTCGGTGCCGCAGCTCTCGGGGCTGCAAAGGAAGCTCTGTCCCTCAGCGCGGCCTATTCGAAGGAAAGGGTACAGTTCGGAAAGAAGATCTCCCAGAACCAGGCGATCCAGTGGATGCTCGCCGAGATGGCTACCGATATCTACAATATGGAATCTATCCTCTATCGCACCGCCTGGATGTACGACGAGGGAATGAACATCACCAAGGAATCTTCGATAGTTAAACTTTTCTGCTCGGAAGCTCTCGACAGGATCGTCGACCGGGCAATGCAGATATTCGGAGGATATGGATTCACCTGCGAATTCCCGATTGAAAGGATGTATCGCGATTCCAGGATCAACAGGATCTTCGAAGGAACAAGCGAGATCCAGAAGATGATCATCGCGCGCGACGTCCTTCACTCCAATGATCTGTAG
- a CDS encoding YifB family Mg chelatase-like AAA ATPase yields MTTEISSGAVEGIDGYEVHVEVDLARGLPSFTIVGLPNAAVRESRERVCAALRNCGYKIPQKKITINLAPADVRKEGAAFDMPIAVAILVASAQARGKNIKSCIFLGELTLDGRLKPVKGVLPIVCHAKKRGYRFVILPVENGKEASFVSGMDIVCCRDISDVLNFIDRSIIRRPVMAADEFPIRNRYLDFNQVIGQSVAKRAMQVAAAGGHHLLVAGPPGAGKTMLVRRIVSILPPLSEDEALECAKIRSVVEGPAMGDLDNERPFRAPHHSASDAGLIGGGRNAAPGEITRAHNGILFLDELTEFKRNVLETLRQPVEEGTVLISRANATFRYPAKFQLIAAMNPCPCGFFGSGSRQCRCSEIQVRRYLSKISGPLLDRIAIHLSVTAVPQNELNRAGENELTGSAQLKEGVIIAAGIQRERYAKETGRYRNADVEMEKIDHYCPMARGAKAFLSNAQKRFRFSVRTRKKIIQVARTIADIDQARIICEEHIAEAIQYRSLQLFSMI; encoded by the coding sequence ATGACCACAGAGATATCTTCGGGTGCTGTGGAAGGGATCGACGGGTATGAAGTACATGTCGAAGTAGATCTTGCCAGAGGGCTTCCATCATTTACAATCGTCGGCCTGCCCAATGCCGCTGTTCGGGAAAGCAGGGAACGGGTCTGTGCCGCGTTGAGGAACTGCGGGTATAAGATCCCACAGAAGAAGATCACGATCAATCTCGCTCCTGCCGATGTCAGAAAAGAAGGAGCGGCTTTCGACATGCCGATAGCGGTCGCTATCCTTGTGGCGAGCGCTCAGGCCCGGGGGAAGAATATCAAGAGCTGTATTTTCCTCGGGGAGCTGACACTCGACGGAAGACTCAAACCGGTCAAGGGAGTTCTCCCGATAGTCTGTCACGCCAAAAAACGAGGGTACAGGTTCGTGATCCTTCCCGTTGAAAACGGAAAGGAAGCTTCATTCGTCAGCGGGATGGATATCGTCTGTTGCAGGGATATCAGCGATGTTCTGAATTTCATTGATCGATCCATAATCCGCAGACCGGTGATGGCAGCGGATGAATTTCCCATCAGGAATCGTTACCTTGATTTCAACCAGGTCATCGGGCAATCCGTGGCGAAGAGGGCGATGCAGGTAGCGGCAGCCGGAGGACACCATCTTCTGGTCGCCGGGCCTCCAGGAGCGGGGAAGACGATGCTGGTGAGAAGGATCGTTTCCATTCTTCCACCCCTCAGCGAGGATGAAGCTCTCGAGTGCGCGAAGATACGCAGTGTAGTAGAAGGGCCCGCGATGGGGGATCTAGATAATGAGAGGCCTTTTCGAGCGCCTCACCATTCCGCCAGTGACGCGGGACTGATAGGAGGAGGGAGGAACGCCGCTCCGGGAGAGATCACTCGCGCGCATAACGGCATCCTTTTTCTCGATGAGTTGACAGAGTTCAAGAGGAACGTCCTCGAGACGCTCAGGCAACCTGTCGAGGAGGGAACTGTACTCATATCGAGAGCGAACGCGACATTCAGGTATCCCGCGAAGTTTCAGCTCATAGCCGCGATGAACCCGTGTCCCTGCGGATTTTTCGGAAGTGGCAGCCGCCAGTGCCGCTGCAGCGAGATCCAGGTCAGAAGGTATCTTTCCAAGATCTCCGGACCGCTTCTCGACAGGATAGCTATCCATCTATCCGTGACAGCTGTTCCTCAAAATGAATTGAACAGGGCAGGTGAAAACGAGCTGACCGGTTCGGCCCAATTAAAGGAGGGTGTTATCATAGCGGCTGGCATCCAGAGGGAAAGGTACGCGAAAGAGACTGGAAGATACAGAAACGCCGATGTCGAGATGGAAAAGATAGATCATTACTGTCCCATGGCGCGCGGGGCGAAGGCATTTCTCTCAAACGCGCAGAAAAGGTTCCGTTTCAGTGTCAGGACGAGAAAGAAGATAATCCAGGTGGCAAGGACTATAGCAGATATCGACCAGGCCCGGATCATATGTGAAGAGCATATAGCTGAAGCGATCCAGTACAGATCGCTTCAGCTATTTTCCATGATTTAA